One genomic segment of Bacteroides caccae includes these proteins:
- a CDS encoding SusC/RagA family TonB-linked outer membrane protein yields the protein MKKSFILFVFLLCSIVVVAQKKSITGIITDTAGEAVIGASIVEVGTTNGTVSDVDGNFTLSVSDNASIQVSFIGFSSQTLSVQGKMNFKIILKEDSELLQEVVVTGYGGKVSRAKLTNSISTVSPQILEKGIYTNPSQALSGSVPGLKVSLTSGNPTSSPKVILRGGTEFDGSGGPLVIVDGQLRDNFDDINPQDIASMDVLKDAGATAIYGARASNGVILITTKSGRAGHREINFRANIGLGYVNNPYDFLGAEDYITVLRTAYKNTPWAATANLTGSTPFGTGNKLGANMVWNIMGKTDENAYLLDMGWREMLDPLDPSKTIIYKGTKPEEYNLRNPVVTQDYTVSMSGGNDKGTYYASLGYNDSPGAPITTEYKRYNFTFNGSYKIADWLKTTSNATFSRANYVWLNNAWGTESDYFGRVMSTPPTVRFEDEDGNPTLGPSPGDGNQTYVAKSYDQDNERTKFTLIQSLEANLFKGLVLRASASWYYFHTVQESMRKDYETVPGQWNRTRSTSASYSRQFSQTYNAVLDYTTVFSAVHNLNIMFGSEFYDQYNNGFSASGSGAATDDFKDLGLTDAGEGKRQIDSNHSRYRILSYFGRLNYDYEGKYLFSGVFRYDGYSSLLGKNRWGFFPGVSGGWVFTKEDFVKESLPFLYYGKLRASYGLNGNASGIGPYTLQGSYNSNKYHGNNGFLIGTLPNPSLRWEKTASFDIGLNVGLLGGRLNLDIDYYNRLTSDKYADFTLPSTTGFSSVKNNNGKLRNSGIELQLSGKVLDVNDFTWDASFNITYNKNKIIALPDNGQVRNRQNGQQVYTGRKVVNPGTGKLEDEKVYVGGFQEGMEYGILVGYQAEGIYRSVDDIPGNLVVTSGNIQGKYQYGPEAWNKLSDNERAKGIELKPGDVKWKDVNGDGVIDQYDQVVIGNTTPRWYGGFNTTMSWKGLSLYARFDFALDYWVYDDKTPWFLGCMQGTYNTTKDVFNTWSESNPNAKYPRYVFADHVGAANYYRTSTLFASKGNYLGIRELSLSYTLPQELSKRLYMQKLQFSITGQNLGYLTSARTVSPEISSGYPLPRTVIFGVNVTF from the coding sequence ATGAAAAAGAGTTTTATTTTATTTGTTTTTCTTCTGTGTTCGATTGTAGTTGTGGCACAGAAGAAAAGTATTACGGGCATAATAACGGATACTGCGGGTGAGGCGGTCATTGGTGCCAGTATTGTGGAAGTTGGAACAACAAATGGCACTGTTTCTGACGTTGATGGTAATTTTACACTCTCGGTTTCTGATAATGCCAGTATACAGGTTTCATTCATAGGTTTTTCTTCCCAGACTTTGAGTGTGCAAGGAAAAATGAATTTTAAGATAATCTTAAAAGAAGACAGTGAGCTTTTGCAGGAAGTTGTTGTGACCGGTTATGGCGGAAAAGTTTCACGGGCAAAACTGACGAATTCTATATCGACTGTCAGTCCCCAGATATTAGAGAAGGGTATATATACAAATCCCTCTCAGGCACTGTCGGGTTCTGTTCCCGGTTTAAAGGTTTCTCTCACTTCGGGAAATCCTACTTCATCTCCTAAAGTTATATTACGTGGTGGAACGGAATTTGATGGTTCGGGAGGACCCCTGGTGATAGTGGACGGACAGCTTCGTGATAATTTTGATGATATCAATCCTCAGGATATTGCATCTATGGATGTTCTGAAGGATGCTGGGGCTACGGCCATATACGGTGCCCGTGCAAGTAATGGTGTAATTTTAATTACAACAAAATCTGGCCGGGCAGGACATCGGGAAATTAATTTCAGAGCAAATATAGGTCTCGGTTATGTAAATAATCCCTACGACTTTTTGGGCGCGGAAGACTATATTACAGTCCTTCGTACAGCCTATAAAAATACCCCGTGGGCAGCTACGGCAAATCTTACAGGTTCTACGCCTTTTGGTACGGGTAATAAGCTCGGTGCGAATATGGTGTGGAATATTATGGGGAAAACGGATGAAAATGCCTATCTTTTGGATATGGGCTGGCGAGAAATGCTGGATCCTTTGGACCCTTCTAAAACAATCATTTATAAAGGGACAAAACCAGAGGAATATAATCTTCGTAATCCGGTAGTGACACAGGATTATACGGTTAGTATGTCGGGGGGGAATGATAAAGGAACTTATTATGCAAGTTTGGGTTATAACGACTCCCCCGGAGCCCCTATCACTACCGAATATAAACGTTATAATTTCACATTCAACGGTTCGTACAAAATTGCAGATTGGTTGAAAACGACTTCCAATGCGACTTTCAGCCGGGCTAATTATGTATGGTTAAACAACGCCTGGGGGACGGAAAGTGATTATTTTGGTCGGGTGATGAGTACTCCTCCTACTGTCCGTTTTGAAGACGAGGACGGTAATCCGACATTGGGTCCTAGTCCCGGGGACGGTAATCAGACTTATGTTGCAAAAAGTTACGATCAGGATAATGAACGGACAAAGTTTACCCTTATACAGTCATTAGAAGCTAATTTATTCAAGGGATTGGTCTTGAGGGCTTCTGCTAGTTGGTATTATTTTCATACTGTACAAGAAAGTATGCGCAAGGACTATGAGACGGTTCCGGGGCAATGGAATCGAACTCGTTCAACTAGTGCAAGCTATTCTCGTCAGTTCTCTCAGACCTATAATGCTGTTCTAGATTATACGACTGTATTTTCTGCTGTTCATAATTTGAATATTATGTTTGGTAGTGAATTTTATGATCAGTATAATAACGGTTTCTCTGCATCCGGTTCTGGTGCTGCTACCGATGATTTTAAAGATTTAGGTCTGACCGATGCAGGTGAGGGTAAACGTCAGATAGATTCGAATCATAGTCGTTACCGTATTCTTTCTTATTTTGGACGCTTGAACTACGACTATGAGGGTAAATATTTGTTCTCCGGGGTATTTCGTTATGACGGTTATTCTTCTTTGCTGGGTAAGAATCGGTGGGGATTTTTTCCGGGAGTTTCCGGTGGCTGGGTTTTTACGAAAGAGGATTTTGTTAAGGAATCACTTCCTTTCCTCTATTATGGAAAGCTGAGGGCTAGTTACGGTTTGAACGGTAATGCCAGCGGAATCGGTCCATATACTCTTCAAGGTTCATATAATTCTAATAAATACCATGGCAACAATGGTTTTCTGATAGGTACTTTGCCTAATCCTTCTTTGCGTTGGGAAAAGACGGCCAGTTTTGATATAGGCTTGAATGTAGGACTCTTGGGAGGACGCTTGAATTTGGATATCGATTACTACAATCGTCTGACATCTGATAAGTATGCAGACTTCACCCTGCCTTCGACCACGGGATTCTCTTCTGTTAAGAACAATAATGGAAAATTACGTAATAGCGGAATCGAATTACAACTCTCTGGTAAGGTGTTGGATGTCAATGATTTTACTTGGGATGCTTCTTTTAATATAACTTATAATAAGAATAAGATTATAGCCCTTCCTGATAACGGGCAGGTACGAAACAGACAGAATGGACAGCAAGTGTATACCGGTCGGAAGGTTGTAAATCCGGGTACAGGTAAGTTGGAAGATGAGAAGGTGTATGTCGGAGGTTTTCAGGAGGGAATGGAGTATGGGATACTTGTCGGTTACCAGGCCGAGGGTATTTACAGAAGTGTTGATGATATTCCGGGAAATTTGGTTGTGACCTCGGGGAATATTCAAGGTAAATATCAATATGGCCCTGAAGCTTGGAATAAACTTTCTGATAATGAGCGGGCAAAAGGCATAGAGTTAAAACCTGGAGATGTGAAATGGAAGGATGTAAATGGAGATGGGGTGATTGACCAGTATGATCAGGTTGTAATAGGAAATACTACTCCTCGTTGGTATGGTGGTTTTAATACCACAATGTCTTGGAAGGGACTTAGTTTGTATGCCCGTTTTGACTTTGCGCTTGATTATTGGGTTTATGATGATAAGACTCCTTGGTTTTTAGGATGTATGCAGGGGACTTACAATACGACAAAGGATGTTTTTAATACATGGAGCGAAAGTAATCCAAACGCAAAATATCCCCGTTACGTATTTGCTGATCATGTGGGAGCTGCCAATTACTATCGTACCTCAACTTTATTTGCCTCTAAGGGTAACTATTTAGGGATTAGAGAATTGTCTTTGTCATATACTCTTCCTCAGGAATTGTCTAAAAGACTATATATGCAGAAACTGCAATTCTCAATAACGGGACAGAATTTGGGCTATTTAACTTCTGCCAGGACGGTAAGCCCGGAGATTTCGTCAGGATATCCCTTGCCACGTACCGTTATATTTGGCGTTAATGTTACATTTTAA